The DNA window AAACTCAAATTAAGATTTAtgtaaaacaattaattttacgCAAGTTTTATGTACACACGCCCCTTAATCTAGTCAATTTACACAGAAAATTTACACATAACTGGTAAATTAACATTCATCCAGTAAATCAACACGTCTCGCCCAAATGAATACAAACCACGAAATTTACACACACTGCATGTAAATGTAAAACCACTCAGTTACTTTACACACCTAAGTACAGTAAGTGTATAAACActcagtaaaattaaaaatcatctaCAAAATCTACACAAGTAAAATTTTACAAACTCGTTAAATTAACAACGAGCCAGACTAAGTAAGTTTATACTAACTCGGTAAATGAAAACAAGCAAAGTAAATTTACACCCACTAGGTAAATTTTCATCCACtctgtaaatgaaaataaaacactcagtaaatgaaaacaaacccAGTAAATTAACACCCACttagtaaatgaaaacaaacccAGTAAATTTAAACCCACTTAGTAAATGAAAACTAGCCCAGAAAATTTACACCCATTCAGTAAATGAAAACAAGCCCAGTAAATTTACACCCACtcggtaaatgaaaaaaaaaaccactaggTAAATGAAAACACGCCCAGTAAATTTATACCCACTCAGTAAATGAAAAACCCACTTGGTAAATGAAAACAAGCCCAGTAAATTTATACCCACTCAGTAAATGAAAACCCCACTTGGTAAATGAAAACAAGCCCAGTAAATTTACACCCACTCAGTAAATGCATGTATACGCGCCAAGTAAAATTACAGCCAACCGGCTTACacacattaaataaatgtaaacaaactattcATGTACCCACGCACTAAAACTATAAATTCACAAAGTAAAACTACTGTACCCACACCAAATATATGTATTCACACCAAGTAAAtacacccacccacccacccatgCGGTCAGACTATACACACACAACAAGCCAAGTAATATGAATCATACAAACCGTTTTAACAATACACGATACCTTTATAACTCCGTCTTCTCATCAATTATTGAACATTTTGCTATTCTCTGTagaaattatattcatttttatttttaactattAGACCATTGAACATGTCATAAATAATGCATTTACACGTATAGTTCTAGAAATCTGCCTGAAAATCGTTTTAAAGGTCTTCGTGATTAGAACAGATAAAGTTCCAGAACTGAATGTTCAAGAGAAGCAGCTGTGGAACTTTGGTCATATATTGAAGGAGTTTgtgttttgaatcattttatttcatattttttgagGTCGAGTTGAATCATGCGATGGAAATTGGACATAAAACAAACCACTTTACATAAATGAATACAGAAAATGATAAACCAATATAGTCGTTCCCATTATACGATGGCGATCTTTGAAATTTACAGAAAAgcctttaaaatatttagatttaagATTTGCAAAAAGAAATTGATATCGTGAGTGCTTTGACATTAGACcgtataaaaatgataaaactgCATTGATTATTCTTGTTGTTTCTGCACAAAGTTAgtaaattgaattgaagttttcttcatatttataGTGAAAATAAGTGCATCattgttaaaattaattgttaacgTTACCAAATCGATTTTAAAGAGAAATTTTAGATGAACTCGAACCCATTAGAGTTAGTCCTTCGTGTCAAAATTTGTGCAAGTGTTAAGGGGACAGTTAGTCTCCAATGTATAATCGATGCTTCATGTCGCCTTTCGATTGAGACTTACGTAATACAAAATAGGACAGACAGATGAAATAAGACAGACATTTATacagaacaaaataaatttaaaccattTGCGACTAGCGAAGAAATACAAGAATGCATACACAGAAGAATATATtggtaaaaacaaagaaattatttgaaaacaattatcTGTAAGATTGTACACAGCTGGATTGGATGTCACCGagatgtatgtacatgtatcgctGAGCGAGTCTTGGCGTGGACCTTAGGTGCCTCTGTATGGAAGCCTACAGCTAGgcttaattgtacatgtacagagAAATACCCCATCATTACTATAATAATTGTATTCACTACAAGGAAGAGGCGCCTACGCTTTGAGCTGACAAGTTTACACAAAATCACAGAGATTCACGAGAGAGCTCGCTCGTATTAATGTGTTCTGTATAATTTGTCAGCAtcattatcaaaatcaaatattttaccaAATGACTCATGTTAAACAAATCAGAGAACAACGAGACCGATCATTTGTCGTATTAGGGGATACTTCACTCTTCTTAATCTATGAGAAACatctgaaataaattgaatttccaCCGTGGCTctaatatacaaatgtatcatTCTCTAACAACACAAGGATCGATTTGTACCGTTGCATTTCCGTGTTAGGCAAAGGCAATTTGATTTTACCCGCTTTACTTCATAGCCTTAGTGTTAACCACTGCACGTAATTTTACCAGTCTGAATTTATAGTTATATAGTTAAACATTATACGTAATAATTTTACCCATCTTACATTATAGCTCTTGAGTTAACCATTACACGTTCGATTACGTACATCTTTAAGAAGAAAGAACCAGTACGTCACAATATCAATAATCTCAATCAATCATCACCATCACCCCGAACTGTCGGCTCATTGAAAGGACGTTTTCTTGCTCGATAAGTAAATGGGATCCAATTATGAACGACAATATCATTGAAGAGGAAAAAACCAACCATTAGTGATAACTCATTGATAAAATGCAGAATTTCTAGTTTTTTGCAACAACGGTTGATTTATTGTTCATTGGTCTAAACGTGAGGGACACATACTATAATTAGTTGATATGCagtttttttcacaatattcaaaattaatcacCAATTTATTACATTCAGAAGCACCGTTCGCTGACTGTCGGATGCAACGCATGAATACTTTATAAGAGGAATGGGAATAATACAAAATCGATACAAACACTACTTCAATTAAGAAGATGATTGAAAAAGTTCAACTCGGGAGTGCGCTGGCTATGAGCATAGAGTACACCTCATCGGATATCCCTGTTCTTTGAAATCAAACGCACCGTGCTCACGTTCTCACGCATGCCATCGTCAGGGTATAAGGAAAAGCAGATTAAAAATCTAATTGCTTAATCATGACAATGTTTCACTTGAAGAATAATCCATTCTGCTGAGCTCAAATGGTCCTTCAGTCATCGGCATTTAATGCATGGGCAAACGACGTATAAAATATAGTTAACTATTACTCAGCAAATATATTGTCAGTTTTCCGTATGATATCGTTGCAACGTCCGAACgattaaaaaagaagataatttcTTACCcttcctgatttttttttcaagaactttctgtgtagtttttatatatttccgAATTTCTTTTCATAATGTCAAGACATGGACCTAAAAGTCTTTCGAAAGAATCACGTTCCAAAAATGCCACTTTCACTTTCCCTATCGCATACACATTGGCGGATCTAGGTTTGTTTTCTATGAGAGCAAGTTCTCCGAAATATTTCCCAGCCCCATGACGTCCTACTTCCTCTTCTCCACCCTCCGGGTGATTTATAGTGACCCGTATCATCCCCGACTCCACAAAATACATTCCATCAGCTTCATCTCCTTGTGCTATAATGGTTTCGCCGTCCGAAAAATTTCTAGTCACCAATGCATCTGCAAGATTCATTCTCTCATAGGGTTCCAAAGATTTCAACATGGTAACGTTTTCTAAGAGTTCTTCGTACATTTTACGTTTCTTAAATGCACTTCGAAGAATGATTCTGCGGAAGGAATTTCTATCCATTGCCCATAGAACTCCATCGGAAACGGCCACAATGGACGCCGATCGCGGCATGTTGTACATCAAAGCTAGCTCTCCAAAACTTCCCCTATTATCAAAACGATGTATTTTCTTCTCTTGATCATTAACATTAACTAAAACATCGTATAGACCATGATCTATGACGTAAAAATTGTCCCCATCGTCTCCCTGGTGTATTACGTACTCACCCGGTTTGACCGCCTTTTCGAACATGGCGTCAATTACATCTTGCATTTGCTCTGGTTCCAGGCATCTAAAAAGAAGAATGCCACAGACAGCCTCTGTAAGTCGCTCTCGCTGCTCGTCAGTTTTGGGATAAATCACTTTATCTTCGTCATCATCGTCTGCCTCCGGATCGTACCTCTCGGCCGACACCGACTGACGCCTTGCGTAACGGTTATACTTTCGGGTCTTTGGTTTAAACTGTTCTTTGTCTGGTTCCCCTGCCCCTTCATCATCCTCATCCACAATTACGTACATAGGAATAGACTTCGGCTTCCTCGTTTCCTTAACTTTAGAGAAATAATCCACAGCAAAGTCGTACAGATCGTTTGGTCTATCACGCAAGA is part of the Crassostrea angulata isolate pt1a10 chromosome 3, ASM2561291v2, whole genome shotgun sequence genome and encodes:
- the LOC128177092 gene encoding cAMP-dependent protein kinase type II regulatory subunit-like, coding for MSLEIPDGLGDLLRDFTVAVLRDRPNDLYDFAVDYFSKVKETRKPKSIPMYVIVDEDDEGAGEPDKEQFKPKTRKYNRYARRQSVSAERYDPEADDDDEDKVIYPKTDEQRERLTEAVCGILLFRCLEPEQMQDVIDAMFEKAVKPGEYVIHQGDDGDNFYVIDHGLYDVLVNVNDQEKKIHRFDNRGSFGELALMYNMPRSASIVAVSDGVLWAMDRNSFRRIILRSAFKKRKMYEELLENVTMLKSLEPYERMNLADALVTRNFSDGETIIAQGDEADGMYFVESGMIRVTINHPEGGEEEVGRHGAGKYFGELALIENKPRSANVYAIGKVKVAFLERDSFERLLGPCLDIMKRNSEIYKNYTESS